From a region of the Pseudomonadota bacterium genome:
- the tuf gene encoding elongation factor Tu, translating to MSKGKFERKKPHVNVGTIGHVDHGKTTLTAAITKVMAETHGGEFKAFDQIDNAPEERARGITIATAHVEYESTARHYAHVDCPGHADYVKNMITGAAQMDGAILVCSAADGPMPQTREHILLARQVGVPYIVVFLNKADMVDDAELLELVEMEVRDLLSSYDFPGDDTPIITGSALKALEGDASEIGAPSIIKLVEAMDSYIPEPQREVEKPFLMPIEDVFSISGRGTVVTGRVERGVVKVGEEVEIVGIRDTTKTIVTGVEMFRKLLDQGQAGDNVGVLLRGTKRDDVERGQVLCKPGSITPHTKFEAEVYILSKEEGGRHTPFFNGYRPQFYFRTTDVTGACDLPEGVEMVMPGDNVKMTVSLIAPIAMEDGLRFAIREGGRTVGAGVVAKIIE from the coding sequence GTGTCCAAAGGAAAATTCGAACGTAAGAAGCCGCATGTGAATGTGGGGACGATAGGTCACGTAGACCATGGTAAGACGACGCTGACGGCGGCGATTACCAAGGTGATGGCGGAGACGCACGGCGGCGAGTTCAAGGCGTTTGACCAGATTGACAACGCCCCGGAAGAGCGGGCACGCGGGATCACGATTGCGACGGCCCACGTGGAGTACGAATCGACCGCGCGTCACTACGCGCACGTTGACTGTCCGGGGCACGCGGACTACGTGAAGAACATGATCACGGGTGCGGCGCAGATGGACGGAGCGATTTTGGTGTGTTCGGCCGCGGATGGTCCGATGCCGCAGACGCGCGAGCACATTCTGCTGGCCCGTCAGGTGGGCGTACCCTACATCGTGGTGTTTTTGAACAAGGCCGACATGGTTGACGATGCCGAGTTGCTGGAGCTGGTGGAGATGGAAGTGCGTGATCTGCTCTCGAGCTACGATTTTCCGGGTGACGACACCCCGATCATCACCGGTTCGGCGCTCAAGGCGCTGGAGGGTGACGCGAGCGAGATCGGCGCCCCGTCGATCATCAAGCTGGTCGAGGCGATGGACTCCTACATACCGGAGCCGCAGCGCGAGGTTGAGAAGCCGTTCCTGATGCCGATCGAGGATGTGTTCTCGATCTCGGGTCGCGGCACGGTGGTGACCGGGCGCGTCGAGCGCGGGGTGGTGAAGGTTGGCGAGGAGGTTGAGATTGTCGGCATCCGCGACACCACCAAGACCATCGTCACCGGGGTGGAGATGTTTCGCAAGCTGCTCGATCAGGGGCAGGCGGGCGACAACGTGGGCGTGCTGCTGCGCGGGACCAAGCGCGACGATGTGGAGCGCGGGCAGGTGCTGTGCAAGCCCGGATCGATCACCCCGCACACCAAGTTTGAGGCCGAAGTCTACATTCTGTCGAAGGAGGAGGGTGGTCGTCACACGCCGTTCTTCAACGGCTACCGTCCGCAGTTTTATTTTCGCACGACCGACGTGACCGGTGCCTGTGATCTGCCCGAGGGGGTGGAGATGGTGATGCCGGGGGACAACGTGAAGATGACGGTGTCGCTGATCGCGCCGATTGCGATGGAGGACGGACTACGTTTTGCGATTCGCGAAGGTGGCCGAACGGTCGGCGCCGGCGTCGTCGCTAAGATTATCGAGTAA
- a CDS encoding 30S ribosomal protein S10 codes for MTGQKIRIRLKAFDHRLIDQSAREIVETAKRTGATVRGPIPLPSKKERFTVLISPHVNKDARDQYEIRTHKRLMDIVDPTDKTVDALMKLDLAAGVDVQIKLS; via the coding sequence ATGACTGGCCAGAAGATCCGTATTCGCCTTAAAGCATTTGATCATCGCTTGATCGATCAGTCGGCGCGCGAAATTGTAGAGACAGCCAAGCGTACCGGTGCTACAGTACGCGGCCCGATTCCGCTGCCCTCAAAGAAAGAGCGATTCACGGTGTTGATTTCCCCGCACGTGAACAAGGATGCGCGGGATCAGTACGAAATTCGTACGCACAAGCGGTTGATGGATATTGTTGATCCCACCGATAAGACGGTCGACGCGCTGATGAAGCTCGATTTGGCCGCAGGTGTGGACGTTCAGATCAAACTGAGCTGA
- a CDS encoding 50S ribosomal protein L3, whose product MTIGIVGRKRGMTRVFTEEGVSVPVTVVEVEPNRITQAKTVDSDGYRAVQVTVGARRPSRVTKPAAGHYAKAGVEAGRGLWEFRLADNEGEELASGGELKADLFAPGQKVDVTGTTIGKGFAGVVKRHHFRMQDATHGNSLSHRAPGSIGQNQSPGRVFKGKKMAGHMGNAKRTVQNLEVVRVDVERNLLLIKGAVPGAEGGDVIVRPAVKA is encoded by the coding sequence ATGACGATTGGAATTGTCGGTCGTAAGCGCGGCATGACGCGTGTATTTACCGAGGAAGGCGTATCGGTCCCCGTCACGGTGGTCGAGGTCGAGCCGAATCGCATCACCCAGGCCAAGACCGTCGACAGTGACGGCTACCGCGCCGTGCAGGTGACCGTCGGCGCGCGCCGCCCTTCGCGGGTCACCAAGCCGGCCGCTGGTCACTATGCCAAAGCGGGTGTCGAGGCGGGGCGCGGCCTGTGGGAGTTTCGCCTCGCGGACAATGAGGGCGAAGAGCTGGCGAGCGGTGGTGAGTTGAAAGCGGACCTGTTTGCGCCGGGACAGAAAGTCGATGTGACCGGCACCACCATCGGTAAAGGGTTCGCTGGCGTCGTCAAGCGTCACCATTTCCGCATGCAGGACGCGACCCACGGTAACTCATTGTCGCATCGCGCGCCGGGTTCGATTGGTCAGAACCAGTCTCCGGGGCGGGTATTCAAAGGCAAGAAGATGGCTGGGCACATGGGCAACGCGAAACGCACGGTGCAGAACCTTGAGGTGGTGCGTGTCGATGTCGAGCGTAACCTGCTTCTGATCAAAGGGGCTGTGCCGGGCGCTGAAGGCGGCGATGTCATCGTGCGTCCTGCGGTAAAGGCGTAA
- a CDS encoding 50S ribosomal protein L4 — MELNLVATGGSKAGAVTLSDAVFGKDFNEALVHQVVTAYLAGARQGTVAQKTRSDVSGGGTKPWRQKGTGRARAGTIRSPLWRGGGVTFAARPQNYEQKVNRKMYRAAVRSILSELVRQDRLVAVENFAVEEGKTKVLVAKLKAMGLEGNVLVVTDELDEKLYLAARNLIGIDVRDVVGLDPVSLVAFDKVVMSVAALKQIEEKLA, encoded by the coding sequence ATGGAACTGAATCTGGTGGCGACTGGTGGCAGTAAGGCCGGAGCGGTCACGCTCTCAGACGCCGTATTCGGAAAAGATTTCAACGAGGCGTTGGTGCACCAGGTGGTAACGGCCTATCTGGCAGGCGCCCGTCAGGGAACGGTGGCGCAGAAGACGCGCTCCGATGTTTCCGGTGGCGGTACCAAGCCGTGGCGGCAGAAAGGTACGGGCCGCGCCCGTGCCGGCACCATCCGCAGCCCATTGTGGCGCGGGGGTGGTGTGACCTTTGCAGCGCGTCCGCAGAATTACGAACAGAAGGTCAATCGCAAAATGTATCGTGCCGCGGTGCGCTCGATACTTTCCGAATTGGTGCGCCAGGACCGCCTGGTCGCAGTCGAGAATTTTGCAGTGGAAGAAGGTAAAACCAAGGTGCTGGTGGCCAAGCTGAAAGCAATGGGCCTGGAGGGCAACGTGTTGGTCGTGACCGACGAGTTGGACGAGAAGCTGTATCTGGCGGCGCGCAATCTGATCGGTATCGATGTGCGCGACGTAGTCGGCCTCGATCCGGTTAGCCTGGTCGCCTTCGATAAAGTGGTCATGAGCGTAGCGGCACTGAAGCAGATCGAGGAGAAGCTGGCATGA
- a CDS encoding 50S ribosomal protein L23, with protein sequence MNEERLAKVLLSPIITEKSAGLADANHQFAFRVLSDASKPEIKTAVEKLFEVEVAHVQVANMKGKKKRFGAIHGCRSDWKKAYVTLKPGHDIDFMGQG encoded by the coding sequence ATGAATGAAGAGCGGCTTGCCAAGGTACTGCTGTCACCGATCATCACCGAAAAGAGCGCGGGTTTGGCGGATGCCAATCATCAGTTTGCCTTCCGGGTGTTGAGCGATGCCTCCAAACCCGAAATCAAAACAGCGGTCGAGAAGCTGTTTGAGGTCGAGGTGGCGCACGTTCAAGTGGCCAACATGAAGGGTAAGAAAAAGCGTTTCGGGGCCATCCATGGTTGCCGCAGCGACTGGAAGAAGGCCTACGTGACCCTCAAGCCTGGTCACGATATCGATTTCATGGGTCAGGGTTAA
- a CDS encoding 50S ribosomal protein L2 codes for MPVVKTKPTSPGRRFVVKVVEPSLHKGEPHQALIAKKAKTGGRNNHGRITTRHHGGGHKQRYRIVDFKRDKDNIQGRVERLEYDPNRSAHIALVLYSDGERRYIVAPKNVAAGAELMSGSDAPIKPGNSLPLRNIPVGSLIHCVEMKPGKGAQLARSAGTSVQLVAREGQYATLRLRSGEIRKVHSDCKATIGEVSNSEHNLRSLGKAGAQRWRGKRPTVRGVVMNPVDHPHGGGEGRSSGGRHPVSPWGVPTKGYKTRKNKRTDQLIVRRRNKK; via the coding sequence ATGCCAGTTGTCAAAACTAAACCGACGTCTCCGGGCCGGCGCTTTGTCGTCAAGGTGGTTGAGCCTTCTTTGCACAAAGGCGAGCCGCATCAGGCGCTGATCGCCAAGAAGGCCAAGACCGGCGGACGTAACAATCACGGCCGAATCACCACGCGTCACCATGGTGGGGGTCACAAGCAGCGCTATCGCATCGTCGATTTCAAGCGCGACAAGGACAATATTCAAGGTCGTGTCGAACGCCTGGAATACGATCCAAACCGCAGCGCCCATATTGCCTTGGTGCTCTATAGCGATGGTGAGCGTCGCTACATCGTCGCACCGAAGAACGTGGCCGCAGGCGCGGAATTGATGTCCGGATCGGATGCGCCGATCAAACCGGGTAACAGCCTGCCGTTGCGCAACATTCCGGTGGGCTCGCTGATTCACTGCGTTGAGATGAAGCCGGGCAAGGGCGCACAGCTCGCGCGTAGTGCGGGAACCTCGGTGCAACTGGTTGCCCGTGAAGGCCAGTACGCCACGTTGCGACTGCGTTCGGGGGAGATCCGCAAGGTTCACTCCGATTGCAAGGCTACGATCGGCGAGGTAAGCAATTCCGAGCACAATCTGCGCTCATTGGGTAAAGCGGGTGCTCAACGCTGGCGTGGTAAACGTCCCACCGTCCGCGGTGTGGTAATGAACCCGGTGGATCACCCGCACGGTGGCGGCGAGGGCCGCTCCTCCGGTGGCCGGCACCCCGTATCACCCTGGGGTGTGCCCACCAAGGGTTATAAGACACGCAAGAACAAGCGGACCGATCAATTGATCGTCCGTCGTCGGAACAAGAAGTAA
- a CDS encoding 30S ribosomal protein S19: MPRSVRKGPFIDLHLMKKVDEARETNSKRPIKTWSRRSMVFPDMVGLTIAVHNGRQHVPVLVSENMVGHKLGEFAPTRTYRGHAADKKAKR; this comes from the coding sequence GTGCCACGATCAGTTCGAAAAGGTCCGTTTATCGATCTCCACCTGATGAAAAAGGTGGATGAAGCTCGCGAGACCAACAGCAAGCGCCCGATCAAGACCTGGTCGCGCCGTTCAATGGTGTTTCCGGATATGGTCGGTCTGACGATCGCCGTGCACAACGGCCGTCAGCACGTCCCGGTTCTGGTCAGCGAGAACATGGTGGGGCACAAACTCGGTGAATTTGCACCGACGCGTACCTATCGTGGTCATGCGGCCGACAAGAAAGCCAAGCGCTAA
- a CDS encoding 50S ribosomal protein L22: MEVAATLRFARLSAQKGRLIADQIRGQSVDRALNLLKFSPKKAAHIMRKVLESAVANAEHNEGADIDELKVAKVTVDEGPTQKRIQARAKGRANRIMKRTSHITVTVADK, from the coding sequence ATGGAAGTCGCAGCAACACTTCGCTTTGCACGTCTCTCGGCCCAGAAGGGCCGGTTGATCGCTGACCAGATTCGCGGTCAGTCGGTCGATCGTGCGCTCAACCTACTGAAATTCAGCCCGAAGAAGGCGGCGCACATCATGCGCAAGGTGCTCGAATCGGCGGTTGCCAATGCCGAGCACAATGAGGGTGCTGATATTGACGAGCTTAAGGTGGCGAAAGTTACGGTCGATGAGGGCCCGACCCAAAAACGCATTCAGGCGCGTGCCAAGGGGCGGGCTAACCGGATTATGAAACGGACCAGTCACATTACTGTGACGGTCGCGGACAAGTAA
- a CDS encoding 30S ribosomal protein S3, with protein MGQKVHPTGIRLGIVKDWTSKWYADSKHYAEYLNSDLAVRDFLKKKLHQASVSRIQIDRTANTAHITVHTARPGVVIGKKGEDIDALRKEVSQRMGIPITISIEEIRKPELDAQLVAESVAQQLERRIMFRRAMKRAVTNSMRIGAQGIKVHVAGRLNGAEIARSEWYREGRVPLHTLRADIDYGFAEANTTYGVIGVKVWIFKGEVFGEGEQPTEASEKSAAS; from the coding sequence ATGGGTCAAAAGGTACATCCAACAGGCATACGCCTCGGCATCGTCAAGGATTGGACGTCCAAGTGGTATGCGGACTCCAAGCACTATGCCGAATATCTGAATTCGGATCTCGCGGTGCGGGATTTCCTGAAGAAGAAACTTCATCAGGCATCGGTTAGCCGTATCCAGATTGATCGCACCGCCAATACCGCGCACATCACCGTCCATACGGCACGGCCCGGCGTGGTTATCGGCAAGAAGGGCGAGGATATCGATGCACTGCGCAAAGAGGTGTCGCAGCGCATGGGTATCCCGATCACCATCAGCATCGAGGAGATCCGCAAGCCCGAATTGGATGCCCAGTTGGTTGCCGAGAGTGTGGCCCAGCAGTTGGAGCGGCGCATCATGTTCCGGCGTGCCATGAAACGCGCGGTGACCAACTCCATGCGCATAGGCGCACAGGGTATCAAGGTCCACGTGGCCGGCCGCCTGAACGGCGCGGAGATTGCTCGCAGCGAGTGGTACCGTGAGGGCCGCGTGCCGCTGCACACGTTGCGCGCTGACATCGATTATGGGTTCGCCGAGGCGAATACCACTTACGGTGTCATAGGCGTCAAGGTGTGGATCTTCAAGGGTGAGGTCTTCGGCGAAGGCGAACAGCCGACCGAAGCGTCGGAAAAATCGGCGGCGAGCTAA
- a CDS encoding 50S ribosomal protein L16 has translation MLQPKRTKFRKTQKGRNRGLAQVGNKVSFGQFGIKATTRGRVTARQIEAARRAITRHVKRGGKLWIRIFPDVPITKKPIEVRMGKGKGNVEYWIAQIQPGRVLYEIEGVTEEVAREAFDRAAAKLPVQTAFVSRTVM, from the coding sequence ATGCTGCAGCCCAAACGTACCAAATTCCGCAAAACCCAAAAGGGGCGGAACCGCGGATTGGCCCAGGTTGGCAACAAGGTCAGCTTTGGCCAGTTCGGCATCAAGGCGACGACTCGCGGACGTGTAACTGCGCGCCAGATCGAGGCCGCCCGTCGCGCTATCACGCGCCACGTCAAGCGCGGCGGAAAACTGTGGATCCGTATATTTCCGGATGTGCCGATCACCAAGAAGCCTATCGAAGTGCGCATGGGCAAGGGTAAGGGTAACGTCGAGTATTGGATCGCTCAGATTCAGCCTGGACGCGTGCTTTATGAAATCGAGGGCGTGACCGAAGAGGTTGCCCGCGAGGCATTCGATCGCGCAGCAGCCAAGCTGCCGGTGCAGACGGCCTTTGTTTCCCGGACGGTGATGTGA
- a CDS encoding 50S ribosomal protein L29, with amino-acid sequence MKASELREKSTEELQKELNSLLREQFNLRMQRGSGQQPRPHLFNRVRKDIARINTVLNEKAGGAS; translated from the coding sequence ATGAAAGCCAGCGAATTGCGAGAGAAGTCGACCGAAGAGTTGCAAAAAGAGCTGAACAGCCTGCTGCGCGAACAGTTCAATCTGCGCATGCAGAGGGGCTCCGGGCAGCAGCCGCGCCCGCATTTGTTTAATCGCGTGCGCAAGGATATTGCCCGCATCAATACGGTGCTGAACGAAAAGGCAGGTGGTGCGTCATGA
- the rpsQ gene encoding 30S ribosomal protein S17, whose product MSEVAKSARTLTGRVVSNKMDRTITVLVERREPHPIYGKYIRRSTKLHAHDANNECNEGDTVTIEQCRPISKTKAWCLVEVLVRAR is encoded by the coding sequence ATGAGTGAGGTTGCAAAGAGTGCTCGCACCCTGACCGGGCGCGTGGTGAGTAACAAGATGGATCGCACCATCACGGTGTTGGTCGAACGCCGCGAACCTCACCCGATTTACGGGAAATACATTCGCCGCTCGACCAAATTGCATGCGCATGACGCCAACAATGAATGCAACGAGGGCGATACGGTAACGATAGAGCAGTGCCGGCCCATCTCCAAGACCAAGGCCTGGTGCCTGGTCGAAGTGCTGGTGCGGGCTCGTTAA
- a CDS encoding 50S ribosomal protein L14, with product MIQMQTSLEVADNSGARRLQCIKVLGGSKRRYAGVGDIIKVTVKEANPRGKVKKGEVYNAVVVRTRKGVRRNDGSVIRFDTNAAVLLNNQLQPIGTRIFGPVTRELRSERFMKIISLAPEVL from the coding sequence ATGATTCAGATGCAGACGAGTCTGGAGGTTGCGGACAACAGCGGTGCCCGCAGGCTGCAGTGCATCAAGGTGCTCGGGGGCTCGAAGCGCCGGTACGCCGGTGTCGGTGACATTATCAAGGTTACCGTGAAAGAGGCGAACCCGCGCGGCAAGGTCAAGAAGGGCGAGGTGTACAACGCCGTCGTCGTGCGCACCCGTAAAGGTGTGCGCCGCAACGACGGGTCGGTCATCCGCTTTGATACCAATGCGGCGGTATTGCTGAACAATCAGTTGCAGCCCATCGGTACCCGTATCTTTGGCCCGGTCACGCGTGAGCTGCGCTCTGAGCGGTTCATGAAGATTATCTCGCTGGCCCCCGAAGTTCTGTAG
- a CDS encoding 50S ribosomal protein L24, translated as MRKIRKGDEVVVITGKDKGKRGTVLKVLAENRVVVEGVNIVKKHVRPNPNRGETGGIVEKEAALQVSNVAIFNPQANKGDRVGFRTLEDGRKVRFFKSNGEVVDV; from the coding sequence ATGCGTAAGATCAGAAAGGGTGACGAGGTTGTCGTCATAACCGGCAAGGACAAGGGTAAGCGCGGTACCGTGTTGAAGGTATTGGCTGAGAACCGCGTCGTGGTCGAAGGCGTCAACATCGTCAAGAAGCACGTGCGTCCCAACCCGAACCGCGGGGAGACCGGCGGTATAGTGGAGAAGGAGGCAGCGTTGCAGGTTTCGAACGTGGCGATTTTCAATCCACAAGCCAACAAGGGTGATCGTGTCGGTTTCCGCACGCTCGAGGATGGCCGCAAGGTGCGCTTCTTCAAGTCGAACGGCGAAGTCGTCGACGTTTGA
- a CDS encoding 50S ribosomal protein L5, with product MARLQQHYRETVVPQLQERFGYKSIMQVPKITKITLNMGVGEAIGDKKIIDHAVGDMTKIAGQKPVVTMARKSVAGFKIREGWPIGCKVTLRREQMYEFLDRLISVAIPRIRDFRGLDAKAFDGRGNYTLGVKEQIIFPEIDYDKIDELRGLDVCITTTARSNEEGRALLEAFRFPFKN from the coding sequence ATGGCAAGACTACAACAGCATTATCGCGAGACGGTTGTCCCGCAGCTCCAAGAGCGCTTCGGTTACAAGAGCATCATGCAGGTACCGAAGATCACCAAGATCACCCTCAATATGGGTGTCGGTGAGGCGATTGGTGACAAAAAGATTATCGATCATGCCGTGGGGGATATGACCAAGATTGCGGGTCAGAAACCCGTGGTGACCATGGCGCGCAAATCCGTGGCCGGTTTCAAGATTCGTGAAGGCTGGCCGATCGGCTGCAAAGTCACGCTGCGCCGCGAGCAGATGTATGAATTTCTCGATCGACTGATCTCGGTCGCTATACCGCGTATCCGTGATTTTCGCGGCCTCGACGCCAAAGCCTTCGATGGGCGTGGGAACTATACGCTTGGCGTGAAGGAACAAATCATCTTTCCTGAGATCGATTACGACAAGATTGACGAGCTGCGTGGTCTGGACGTTTGTATAACGACCACTGCTCGGAGTAACGAGGAAGGCCGTGCCCTGCTCGAGGCGTTCCGCTTCCCGTTCAAGAACTGA
- a CDS encoding 30S ribosomal protein S14, with product MAKKSIVARELKRVRTAQKYAVKHAELKARIKSVKTSEEDLALALEQLQKLPRNASPARQVRRCRLTGRPRGSYRKFGLGRNKLREAAMRGDIPGLVKASW from the coding sequence ATGGCAAAAAAATCGATTGTCGCGCGCGAACTCAAGCGTGTCCGCACCGCACAGAAATACGCGGTGAAGCACGCAGAGCTGAAGGCCAGGATCAAGAGTGTGAAGACCAGCGAGGAAGATCTGGCGCTGGCGCTGGAGCAGTTGCAGAAGCTGCCGCGCAACGCCAGTCCCGCACGCCAGGTGCGCCGCTGCCGGCTGACCGGGCGCCCGAGAGGCAGTTACCGCAAATTTGGTTTGGGTCGAAACAAGCTGCGCGAGGCGGCAATGCGCGGCGATATTCCCGGTCTGGTCAAGGCCAGCTGGTAG
- a CDS encoding 30S ribosomal protein S8, with translation MSMTDPIADFLTRIRNGQAAGKAEITAPASKVKTAIASVLRDEGYIVDFAEQSADGKPTIAVSLKYYQGRPVIDRIDRVSRPGLRRYTSKNDLPKVDDGLGIAIISTPKGVMTDRAARKIGEGGEILCYVS, from the coding sequence ATGAGCATGACAGATCCCATTGCAGATTTTCTGACCCGCATCCGTAACGGTCAGGCTGCCGGCAAGGCGGAGATTACGGCACCGGCCTCGAAGGTGAAGACCGCGATCGCCAGCGTACTTCGTGACGAAGGTTATATCGTCGATTTTGCGGAACAGAGCGCCGACGGCAAGCCGACGATCGCTGTGAGCCTGAAGTACTACCAGGGGCGGCCGGTCATCGATCGCATCGATCGCGTCAGCCGTCCCGGACTGCGCCGTTACACTAGCAAAAACGACCTGCCAAAGGTCGATGATGGTTTGGGTATCGCCATCATCTCCACGCCGAAAGGTGTGATGACCGATCGCGCCGCGCGCAAGATTGGCGAAGGCGGCGAGATCCTGTGCTACGTATCGTGA
- a CDS encoding 50S ribosomal protein L6: protein MSRVAKNPITLPKGVEVKLNGSELVVKGSKGELRHQIADGITVTSEDNTLKVAPSNDSQWAMAGTTRALVSNMVTGVSEGFEKKLQLVGVGYRAQAKGAVLDLTLGFSHPVNYSVPKGIAIETPSQTEIVVRGIDKQQVGQVAADIRAYRPPEPYKGKGVRYADEHVVRKEAKKK from the coding sequence ATGTCCAGAGTAGCTAAGAATCCGATTACCCTTCCCAAAGGGGTCGAGGTGAAACTCAACGGCTCGGAGCTTGTGGTCAAGGGCTCCAAGGGCGAGCTGCGCCACCAGATTGCCGATGGCATCACGGTGACGAGCGAGGACAACACACTCAAGGTTGCGCCCAGTAACGATAGCCAGTGGGCCATGGCCGGCACGACCCGCGCTCTGGTCAGTAACATGGTGACCGGCGTCAGTGAGGGTTTCGAGAAGAAGCTGCAGTTGGTTGGTGTTGGCTATCGTGCCCAGGCCAAGGGTGCGGTGCTGGATCTGACCTTGGGTTTTTCGCATCCGGTGAACTATTCGGTACCTAAGGGTATCGCCATTGAGACTCCCAGCCAGACCGAGATCGTGGTCAGGGGTATCGATAAGCAGCAGGTCGGCCAGGTGGCCGCGGATATTCGTGCCTACCGTCCGCCAGAGCCGTACAAGGGCAAGGGCGTTCGTTATGCGGATGAGCATGTCGTCCGTAAAGAGGCCAAGAAGAAGTAA
- a CDS encoding 50S ribosomal protein L18, producing MDKNAARARRARRARFKIRELGGYRLSVHRTPRHIYAQVIAPNGSEVIASASTVQKDLSSGVKYTGNSDAAAAVGKAIAERAKAKGITQVSFDRSGFKYHGRVKALADAARENGLEF from the coding sequence ATGGATAAAAATGCAGCTCGTGCGCGCCGCGCCCGTCGCGCCCGCTTCAAGATCCGCGAACTGGGTGGGTATCGCCTCAGCGTGCATCGCACGCCGCGACACATCTATGCACAGGTAATCGCGCCGAACGGTTCCGAGGTGATCGCCTCGGCATCCACGGTGCAGAAAGATCTGAGCAGTGGCGTCAAGTACACCGGCAACAGCGACGCGGCGGCAGCGGTAGGAAAGGCAATCGCCGAGCGCGCCAAGGCGAAGGGCATTACGCAGGTCTCCTTTGATCGCTCCGGGTTCAAATACCACGGGCGGGTCAAGGCGCTGGCGGATGCAGCACGTGAAAACGGACTGGAGTTCTAA
- a CDS encoding 30S ribosomal protein S5, protein MSNVNAQPNSDGLREKLVTVNRVAKVVKGGRIFGFSALTVVGDGEGRVGFGQGKAREVPVAIQKAMEKARKDMRRVRLNGTTLQYPVMSDHGAAKVYMQPASKGTGIIAGGPMRAVFEVLGVTDVLAKCIGSRNPINMVRATIKGLTEMTDPEQVAAKRGKTVKEITE, encoded by the coding sequence ATGTCGAATGTGAACGCACAGCCAAACAGTGATGGGCTACGCGAGAAGCTGGTAACGGTGAATCGTGTCGCCAAAGTGGTCAAAGGCGGCCGGATTTTCGGTTTCTCCGCGCTGACCGTGGTCGGTGACGGCGAGGGCCGGGTCGGTTTCGGTCAAGGCAAGGCTCGCGAGGTGCCGGTGGCTATCCAGAAGGCGATGGAGAAAGCGCGTAAGGACATGCGCCGGGTCCGCCTCAATGGCACCACGCTGCAATATCCGGTGATGTCCGATCACGGTGCGGCCAAGGTCTACATGCAGCCTGCTTCGAAGGGTACCGGCATCATAGCCGGCGGTCCGATGCGCGCGGTGTTCGAAGTGCTGGGAGTCACCGATGTGCTGGCGAAGTGCATCGGTTCGCGCAATCCCATCAACATGGTGCGCGCCACCATCAAAGGGTTGACCGAGATGACCGATCCCGAGCAGGTGGCGGCGAAACGTGGCAAAACGGTCAAAGAGATCACGGAATAG
- a CDS encoding 50S ribosomal protein L30, with translation MAKSSKLKVTLVRSKHGRLAAHKACVAGLGLRRLHQTVEVQDTPCNRGMINKIAYMLKVEGE, from the coding sequence ATGGCAAAGTCGAGCAAACTGAAAGTGACGCTGGTGCGGAGCAAGCACGGGCGACTGGCTGCCCACAAGGCATGTGTCGCAGGGCTGGGGTTGCGTCGCCTGCACCAGACCGTGGAGGTGCAGGACACCCCCTGCAATCGCGGCATGATCAACAAGATCGCATACATGCTGAAAGTCGAGGGAGAGTGA
- a CDS encoding 50S ribosomal protein L15, producing the protein MRLNTLKPAAGSKQSAKRVGRGIGCGLGKTGGRGHKGQKARAGGFHKVGFEGGQMPLQRRLPKVGFASRRMRFVAEVRLHELAKVEAEAIDLLALKTAGLVGEHVKHAKVMLSGKLEKAVTVKGLGVTKGAKAAIEAAGGKVEE; encoded by the coding sequence ATGCGTCTGAATACTCTCAAACCAGCCGCCGGTTCCAAGCAGTCCGCCAAACGGGTGGGCCGCGGTATCGGTTGTGGGCTGGGCAAGACCGGCGGGCGTGGCCACAAGGGCCAGAAGGCGCGCGCGGGCGGTTTTCACAAGGTCGGCTTCGAGGGCGGCCAGATGCCACTGCAGCGTCGCCTGCCCAAAGTAGGCTTTGCCTCGCGCAGGATGCGGTTTGTGGCCGAAGTGCGCCTGCACGAACTCGCCAAGGTTGAGGCCGAGGCTATCGACTTGTTGGCATTGAAGACTGCCGGCCTCGTCGGGGAGCATGTCAAACACGCCAAGGTGATGCTCTCGGGCAAGTTGGAAAAGGCGGTTACGGTAAAAGGGCTTGGTGTGACCAAAGGCGCCAAGGCGGCAATCGAAGCGGCCGGCGGGAAGGTCGAGGAATAG